TCCGCTTTGAAACTTCTGCCGGATATTTAATTATAGTATTTTCTATTCCCGATTTTATCAATTCGGAAGTATCCTTTTTCCACTTTTTTGCACTTTCAGGTTTGATTGACATTGATTTGGACGGTAAATCAAAAACTAACATCGTATACGTACCTGTCAAATCTTCCCTGAAAATCGCGTTCTCTTTTCCAATCCGTTCTAAATAATCATTCGGAACTATTCTGACAGCCAAATACGACTTTATTTTTTCATAATCGCTTATATTTTTTTTAATTATTTTTTCTTCCTTTTCAGAAGTAAAAATTTTATCAAAATGTCCGGCAATTATAATGTCCTTTTCATTTTCATCCGCCTGATGATATATTTGTGCAACATTTTCCAATCCATAAACCATAGATCCAGGACCATAAACACACCCTTCTTTAAATGATACCCTATAAGCATCACCTTTCTCTTCAAAATATACCATTAATTGTTTACTAAATTTCTTGTATTCTACAGATGTTAAATATCCAAAATGCTTCGATTTAACCTCAAATGTCTCAGCTTCGCCGTTGGCAAGAAGAAACAGGGGCAGAGCTAATACAAAAAAACAAATCAAAAATAAATATTTAGTCTTTTTTTTCATTTTTTCTCCTTTTAAGCATGTCTACCAACCTTTAAATATGGCAGGTCCTGTGCAATACCTTACATATAGCTGTTATATTATAAACAAAAAGAAACCGATACTTTTCTCCAACGTATTATTTTAGTTGATACATGAGAGTTGAAAGTACAGGAGCATAAATTTATCATTCACAAAAATATTATTATTCCGTGGATTTTGTATTATTCTCCCCGTACCCTTTTCCTGCACCGATTCCCTCCCGGTCATATTCAGGCAATTGCTTAACACTTTTTTATTTTATACCCTCCTACGGTATTCAGCAAGTGGAAATTACTGAAATACAAACGCCCTGTCTGGGGCCAGACCCCAGATAGGGCGTTTAGAACAAGGTGTTTAAAATTATTTGATTAATAAAAACGTTTACAGTATTTGTATTAACTGTGTGTTTTTATGCTATAATTTCGTTGTTACATTAAGGTTCTTTATCAGGTAAGCACACAGTCTCTAAAACGACGCGGCTGAAAGATAAACCGCGGTTTTTAGGGGGCGACCGGTTTCGACAGGTCTCGTGTAGGTACAGGGAGCATGCCGAGGTCCCACAGCCTCGTAAATAATGTGGACCAATACAAACGACAATAACTACGCTTTAGCTGCTTAATGCAGCACCGTCTCACCTTCTTCGCCTACGGGAAGATGTGGCGGACCAACAGTAGGCTGCTCTTTTGAACTCTAATCCCGGTTCAAAAGCTAAGATTCAGGGAAGGTAGTTTTGCGGTATTCTGTCCGGAGAAGCCCGCAAAGCGAATCTAAATTCCGGAACAAGCATGTAGCGCCCTTGCTAAAGCAGGTCTGGACGTGGGTTCAAGTCCCACCGCCTCCACCATAAATAAAAAAGCCCTGAGTTAATTTTCAGGGCTTTTTTTATTTATATTGGCTTTGGTATGGATTAATTATTATTTATGGGATATGGGATAAACGTTTATTGGATAATTATAAATTTATCTTATATCTTGCTTCTTCCCTTTGAATATCGCGTTTCTTTATGGATTCACGTTTATCATACGCCTGTTTGCCTTTGGCGATTCCAATTTCCACTTTTGCCTTGCCCTTTTTAAAATAAACCGCAAGCGGCACAATTGTCAGCCCTGCCTTGCTTAACTTGCCCGCTATCCTGTCTATTTCCTGACGGTGCATCAGCAGTTTTCTGTCTCGGATTTCAGAATGGTTATTAATATTCCCATGGGAATACGGGCTTATGTGCACATTCATCATAATAAGTTCGCCTTTTATCAGGCGCACAAACCCGTCCTGCAGGTTTATTCTGCCGTCGCGGATAGACTTTACTTCCGTGCCTTTTAACGCAATCCCCGCTTCATACTTTTCCATTATTTCATAATTATGAAACGCTTTCCTGTTTCTTGCAGAAGCCGTACTTTCCGTCATTTTATCACCGCTATCTTGGTACGATAGGTATCCTTGTTATTAATCTTAAGTATTCCGTAATATACGCCGCTGACCACCATGGTTCCAAAATTATTTTTTCCGTCCCATTCATATTTATAAAGCACCCCGCCCGCAAGGTTTTTTGTATCCGCAAGTGTCCTTACTTTTCTGCCTGTAATATCAAATATATCAAGTTTTACATCGGAAGTTTCCGGCAGGAAGAACTGAATTATTCCATTGCCCCTTAAAGGCGAAAACGGATTTGGGTAATTATAAAAACTTGTATTAATATCTGAACCTATTATATTAATTGAATCTGAAATATACGGGAAAGGCGCACCCGCAGCTTCGCTGTAAAGACGGGTGTCATCAAGTTTTTCAAACAGCAGCGCAGCCGCATTTTCTATAGAGACATTCATTTTACCCGCCGGCGCCCCGCTTTTTATATCCATAAAGAAATTTAAATCTATTGACCCGGCCGGGGATATCATTCTGTCCACCGGCACGTAAAGTGTTTTTGATACACCCCAAGCCGTGGAAGTTATAAAACCGCCGGCATCATTTATTATTATGTTTCTAATTGTCTGATTATCCTGCGTGCTTATTGTCAGCGTAAGCCCGGTAAGCCTGTATTCGGGGCCGCCCGAATTGGGATTAATTGCGGTAAGCCCAAACAGAGGTATTCCGGATGCGCCTTCCCTTACCGTGGCAATTTCAAGCTGCGTAAAGTCCGACAGCGCAAGGTTACCGTACGCGCTTACAGTCACGGGAATGGCGTCCGATACCGCATTTGGATAAATAGAGCTTCTGTCAACTGCCGTTACGGAATAGTATAATCCCGGTTTTAAGAACCTGACTACAAACTGTGCTTCTCCCGAAGACATGTTTTTATCCGTGTCAGACAGCGTCCACAGCGGCTGGGAAGATTCTATACCGGCGTTAATACCTATTCCGGATGTCATTGTCCAATTGTTTTGTTCAACCATTCTTACAGTAATAGTAACCGGCCTTCCAGCTTCCTGCACATCAGGAACGCCCGTATAACCGGGAGCAGATGACGTGAATGACTGTCCCGGCGCTATAATTACCATTCCTATTATTGCAGTATTAGTAGGCGTAACAGTCGGAGTTGTTGACATTGTGACTGTGGGAGTTACAGTTTCTGTCACAGTCTGAGTTATTGTCTGCGTTATTGTCTGTGTATTAGAAGGTGTTGTTGTCTGTGTAACTGTTAAAGTTATTGTCTGCGTCGCGGTTTGTGTGG
The nucleotide sequence above comes from Candidatus Goldiibacteriota bacterium HGW-Goldbacteria-1. Encoded proteins:
- a CDS encoding SsrA-binding protein, whose protein sequence is MTESTASARNRKAFHNYEIMEKYEAGIALKGTEVKSIRDGRINLQDGFVRLIKGELIMMNVHISPYSHGNINNHSEIRDRKLLMHRQEIDRIAGKLSKAGLTIVPLAVYFKKGKAKVEIGIAKGKQAYDKRESIKKRDIQREEARYKINL